ATGCGGCGTGCACGTTCGGCGCGGCAAACGCCGACGCAGATCCGAACACCCTCTTCTCACTTCATTTCGCCGACGCCCAATGGGCTGTCACACCGGGGCAATCGGCCGTGCTCTACGATGGCGACGTTTGCCTCGGCGGCGGGATCATCGAGCACGCGGCGACGGCCCAGCCGGTGACGCGTCAGCCGCAGAAGGCGGCGCTGCTGACGGCGCGGTGACCTCGTACTGAGCGCATCTTCCGCGTTGCTCCACGGCCCGCCGTGCGAGGAACGCTGCAATTCTTTCCGGTTCGATGTATCGTTCGCGGCGACGGTTGTCCCCGCCGCCGTTCCACACGACCCTGCGCCATAGAGCGCAACCGTAATGTCGATGTAAAGCGCCGCCGTGCGGACAACCCGTGAATTCACTGGAATGGAGTTGTCATGTTTTCTCGACGTTATCTGGCGATGTGGTGTGCCATCCTGCTGCTCGCGGCCTGCGCCGCGCTCGCGGCAACCGGTCACATCGCATGGCTGTGGATCATCGTGCCCGTGTTGCTGGTCGCGCTCGGCGCCTACGATCTGACGCAGGAGCGCCACGCGATCCTGCGCAACTATCCGCTCTGGGGCCATCTGCGCTTCCTGTTCGAGTTCATCCGGCCTGAGATCCGCCAATATTTCGTTGAAGACGACACGGAAGAAAAGCCGTTCTCGCGCGCACAGCGCAGCATCGTCTATCAGCGCGCGAAGAACGAAGTCGACAGCCGTCCGTACGGCACCGAAATGGACGTGAAGGCGACGGGCCACGAGTTCATCAGCCATTCGCTCGTGCCGACGAAACTCGATGGCCACGACTTCCGCATCGTCGTCGGCGCGAACCGCGCCAAACCGTATTCGATGTCGATCTTCAACATCTCGGCGATGAGCTTCGGCTCGCTGTCGGCGAACGCGATCCGCGCGCTGAACCTCGGCGCGAAGAAAGGCAACTTCGCGCACGACACGGGCGAAGGCTCGATGTCGAAATATCACCGCGAGCACGGTGGCGACATCATCTGGGAAATAGCGTCGGGCTACTTCGGTTGCCGCAACGACGACGGCACGTTCAACGCCGACAAGTTCGCGAAGCAGGCCGGCGAGCCGCAAGTGAAGATGATCGAAGTGAAGCTGTCGCAAGGCGCGAAGCCCGGACACGGCGGCGTGCTGCCCGCCGCGAAGATCACGCCGGAAATCGCCGAAACGCGCGGCGTGCCGATGGGCCGCGACTGCATTTCGCCCGCGACGCACTCCGAATTCTCGACGCCGCGCGAACTGCTCGAATTCGTCGAGCGGCTGCGCAATCTGTCGGGCGGCAAGCCGACGGGCTTCAAGCTGTGCATCGGTCATCCGTGGGAATTCTTCGGCATCGCCAAGGCCATGCTGGAAACGGGCATCCTGCCCGACTTCATCGTCGTCGACGGCGCGGAAGGCGGCACGGGCGCGGCGCCGCTCGAATTCACCGATCACATCGGCGTGCCGCTGCAGGAAGGACTGCTGCTCGTGCACAACACGCTGGTCGGCATCGGACTGCGCGACAAGATTCGCATCGGCGCAAGCGGCAAGATGATCACCGCGTTCGATATCGCCAAGACGCTCGCCATCGGCGCGGACTGGGTGAACGCGGCGCGCGGCTTCATGTTCGCCGTCGGCTGCATTCAGGCGCAGACGTGCCACACGGGCCGCTGCCCGACAGGCGTCGCGACGCAGGACCCGGTGCGTCAACGCGCGCTGATCGTCACCGACAAGTCGGACCGCGTGTTCAACTTCCACCACAACACGCTGCACGCGCTGCAGGAAATCGTCCAGGCCGCGGGCCTGCGCCATCCCGCCGATCTGCGCGCGCATCACATCGTGCGGCGCGTGTCGTCGTATGAAGTGCGGCTGATGTCCGATCTGCTGAAGTATCTCGAACCCGGCGATCTGCTGACGGGCCGCTACCGCTACACGCTCTATGAAAAATGGTGGCCGGTGGCGCGCAGCGATTCGTTCGCGCCGAACCTCGAAGAACCGGCCGTTGCATGACGCAGCGTTCGTTCTGAAGTGAAATAAAAAACGCGCGTTGGACTGACATCCAACGCGCGTTTTGTTTTGGCCGCGGTTTTGTCCGAAGCCGCGTTACTTGTTCGACGCGATGCGCTGCTGGATATGCTGCGCTCGCGCCGCCGACGCCGGATGCGAACTCAGCATGCTCGACTTGCCGCCGTCGAGCTTCGCGAGTTTCTGGAACGCGGTCACGAGTCCGGACGGGTCCTGGCCTTTCTTCTTCTGGATATCGAACGAATAATCGTCGGCGGCCGATTCCTGTGTTTGCGAGAACTGCGCGTTGATCAGCTTCTCGGAAAAGTCGCCGATCTGCGACGCCGAGAGCGCGCCCGTGACGCCGCCCGCCGACGATGCCACCGAGCGAACCGCCGATGTCGCATACGCGACCTGCATCGCCTTCTTCGTGTGACCGAGCGCGACGTGGCCCATTTCGTGGCCGACGACGCCGCGCACTTCGTCGTCCGTCATCATGTCCATCAGTCCGCTATAGACGCGCACGCAGCCGTTCGCCATCGCCCACGCGTTGACGTCCTTCGTGATGTAGACCTTGTAGTTGACGGGCACGCCATTGATGTTGTCGCCGAGCTGCGACGCGATCTTGTTCAGGCGCTTCGTGTAGGCGCTGCCGGCGGGCGCGATCTGGTTTTCCGAATCGAGCTGCGCGCAGGACTTGTCGGACAGCGTGCGCACGTCGGAGTCGGTGAGCGACGCGGCCTGCACGGCCTGCGAGCCGGACTGCACGAGCGAATTGGGATCGAGGCTCATCCCTGAACAGGCGACAAGCGTGCCGCACGCAGCGGCAACGAGAGCAACGCGGATCGTTTTCATGACGAACGTCCCTTTGACTGATGTTATCGATGGTCGCTTCCGGACAGACGCCCAAAAGCAAAGCGCCTGACGGACAGGCGCTTTTGTAACATGCAGAAAGGAAATGTCGAGGAAAACGTAAGCTTTCTTAACACTCCGTCGGTCTCAGGCGACACTCGCGCGGGCGTTCGATGCGCGATGAATCGCCGGATACCGTTCAGGTCAATACGGTGTCGATGAACGACTGGCGCTGCGACAGCTTCTGGTAGTACTTGTCGAGATTCGGATGAAGCTCGCGCCAGTTCAGCTGCGGCATGCGGAAGTCCAGATAGCTCAGCGCGCAGCCGACGGCCACGTCGGCGAGCGTGTAGTGGTTGCCCGCGCACCAGGCCTTCGTACCGAGGCCTTGCGCCATTGCTTTCAGGCCGTCGTCGATCTTGTGCTGCTGACGCGCGACCCACGATGCGCTGCGATGTTCTTCCTCGCGCAGCACGCCTTCCAGACGGATCAGCACGGCGGCGTCCATGATGCCGTCGGCGAGCGCTTCCCAGCAGCGCACTTCGACGCGCTCGCGGCCCGACTGCGGCACGAGCTTGCACACGGGCGACAGCGTGTCGACGTATTCGCAGATCACGCGTGAATCGAACACGGCCGCGCCGTCTTCCATCACGAGACACGGCACCTTGCCGACCGGATTGAAGTTGTGGATGGCCGTATCGTCGGCCCAGACGTTTTCGAGTTCGAACTTATAGTCGATTTTCTTCTCGGCGAGCACGATCCGCGCCTTGCGGACAAACGGGCTCGACAGCGAACCGATGAGTTTCATTCCATCCTGCCTCTATTGAAATTGGCCGAAAGCATACGTGCGTTGGCGGGCGTTGGAGGCTTTTCCATGCAACGCCCGCCGCGCTTCGCCGCCGGAACGGGTATGGCTGTCGACAGATTGCAACAATGCCGGCTGCCGGCGCGACGGTCTACCTGGCCAGATGGCCAGCATTCTCACAGCGCGGACGGCAAACGGACGCGAACGGGCGAGCCGGAACCAATTTCCGTTGGGCGATACAATCGCATCATTGAATCGCACCCTGCATCGCGGCAAACGACGTAGCCAGCCGCGCCGCCGTCCACTTCGCACGATGAACCGCCGACCGAACTCATGACCGATCTGACTCCGGCTATCGACATCTACCGCCAGCGCCGCGCGCGCGTGCTCGAGGCGCTGCGCGCGGCGGGCGGCGGCGTTGCAATCGTTCCGACTGCGCCCGAGGCACTGCGCAACCGCGACGCCGACTATCCGTACCGGCACGACAGCTACTTCTACTATCTGACCGGCTTCACCGAACCGGAAGCGACGCTCGTGCTCGATGCAAGCGCGAAGTCGAACGAGGCTTCGTCGATCCTCTTCTGCCGCGCGAAGAACGCGGAGCGCGAAACGTGGGAAGGCTTCCGCTTCGGCCCGGAAGGCGCACGCGAAGCATTCGGTTTCGACGCCGCTTTTGCGTTCGACGAAATCGACGCTCAACTGCCGCGCATCATCGCCGACAAGCCGGCGCTGCACTATGCGCTCGGCGCGTCGGAACAGTTCGACGGCAAGGTGCGTCAATGGCTCGACGCAGTACGCGTGCAGGGCAGAAGCGGCGTGCTGGCGCCGTCGGCCGTGCATGATCTGATGCCCTTGCTCGATGAGATGCGGCTCGTGAAAGACGACCACGAACTGTCGATCATGCGCCGCGCCGCCGCGATCTCCGCGCAGGCGCACCGTCGCGCGATGGCCGCGTGCCATCCGGGCGTGCGCGAATACGAACTCGAAGCCGAACTGCTGTACACGTTCCGCAAGCACGGCGCGCAGGCGCCCGCTTATGGTTCGATCGTGGCTGCGGGCGCGAATGCATGCGTGCTGCACTATCCGGCGGGCAATGCCGTCGCACAGGACGGCGACCTGATCCTGATCGATGCGGCGTGCGAACTGGATGGCTACGCGTCCGACATTACGCGCACGTTTCCAGCGAGCGGCCGCTTCACGCCCGCGCAGCGCGAGATCTACGATATCGTTCTGGCCGCGCAGCAAGCCGCCGTCGACGCGACGAAGGCGGGCGTCAGTTTCGACGCGCCGCATCAGGCCGCCGTACGCGTGCTTGCACAAGGGCTGCTCGACACGGGCATCCTGAATCGCGATCTGTTCGCAAGCGTCGATGAAGTGATCCAAGAGCGCGCCTACGCGCGTTTCTACATGCATCGGACGGGACACTGGATCGGCATGGACGTGCACGATGCAGGCGACTATCGCGAGCGCGGCGTGCCCGCCGATGAAAACGGCGCGCTGCCGTGGCGCACGCTCAAACCGGGCATGACGCTGACGATCGAGCCGGGCCTCTACATCCGCGCGGCGGACGACGTGCCCGAGAAGTACTGGAACATCGGCATTCGCATCGAGGACGACGCGATCGTGACGGCCACGGGCTGCGAGCTGATCACGCGCGACGTGCCCGTCGACGCCGACGAAATCGAAGCGCTGATGCACGAAGCGCAGACGACGGGCGCAGCCTGAGCGCCCAGGGAACAGAGAAGAAGATGAGCGAAGTCCAGCAAGCGGCGAGTGTGCCTTCGAACAACCTGCCCTACGACTACGACGTGACGATCGTCGGCGCAGGACCTGTCGGTCTCGCGCTCGCGGGCTGGCTGGCGCGCCGCAGCGCGACGCAGAAGCTGAGCGTCGCGCTGATCGACGCGCGCGAGCCCGAAGATTCGATTGCCGATCCGCGCGCAATCGCCGTGTCGCATGGCAGCCGGATGATTCTCGAACCATTGAGCTGGCCGTCGGACGCGACCGCGATCCAGCGCATTCACGTTTCGCAGCGTGGCCATTTCGGACGCACGCTGATCGATCACGCGGAACACGGCTTGCCCGCGCTCGGCTACGTGCTGCGTTACGGCTCGATCGTTCACGCACTCGCCGAGTCGGTGCGCGCGACGCCCGTGCACTGGTTCAAATCGACGAAAGCACAGGCGCCGCAGCAACTCGAAGACGACGGCGTGCTGCTGCCGATCGAAAGCGCGCACGTCACGCGCACGTTGCGCACGCGCATTCTGGTGAACGCGGAAGGCGGTCTGTTCGGCGAGCAGCAGGCAGGTTCCGGCGAAACGCGCGATTACGGGCAAACGGCGCTCGTCGGCACGGTGACGCTTTCGTCGCCGCAACCGCATGTGGCGTGGGAGCGCTTCACGCGGCAAGGTCCGATCGCCCTGCTGCCGACGGGCGGCGTGCGCGGCGCGGACTACGCGCTCGTCTGGTGCTGCGCGCCGGAGGAAGCGGCACGCCGTGCGCAATTGTCGGACGAAGACTTTCTGCGCGAACTGGGCGCGGAATTCGGCGACCGGATGGGCCGCTTCGTGCAGATCAAGGGCCGCGCCGCGTTCCCGCTCGGCCTGAATACCGTCGATACGCTCGTCAAAGGCAACGTCGTCGCGATCGGCAATGCGGCGCAGACGCTGCATCCCGTCGCGGGCCAAGGTCTGAACCTCGGCCTGCGCGATGCCCACGCGCTCGCCGACGCGCTCTCGCAATACGGCGCGACGCGCACCGCGCTGCTCGCCTTCGCGCAACGCCGCGCGCTGGATCGCCGCATGACGATCGGCGCCACCGATACGCTCGCCCGCCTCTTCACGATCGACTTTCCGCCGATTGCGACGCTGCGCGGCCTCGCGCTCACCGCGCTCGAATTCGTGCCGCCGCTGAAGACAGCATTGGCCCGCCAGATGATGTTCGGACAACGTCGCTGACGCCTGGCGAGATCGCACAAAAGTGGTCGCCGTTCTATGAACGCGGCCACTTTCATAGAAGATTTAATGAGTTACCTCAGATGCGGTTCTGTCTGGGGCTAGTCCGTTAACGCTAAAATAGCGGTTTTCCCTCGTATTTTGCGGTACGAGCGGTGCGCGAAGTCCACATTTTCGGCGCACCCGTCGCTCGCCGCCGATGTCCGCCATGCCCACTCTCGGCTCCCACACTCTGCGCAACAACCTGTTCGTCGCCCCGATGGCAGGTGTGACCGACCGGCCGTTCCGCCAGCTCTGCAAGCGCATGGGCGCTGGCTACGCGGTGTCGGAGATGGTCGCGTCGAACGCGCAGCTGTGGAAAAGCGAAAAAACGATGCGCCGCGCCAATCACACGGGCGAAGTCGAGCCGATCGCGGTGCAGATTGCGGGTGCCGATCCGCAGATGATGGCCGAGGCCGCTCGCTACAACGTCGCGAACGGCGCGCAGATCATCGACATCAACATGGGCTGCCCGGCCAAGAAGGTCTGCAACGTCGCGGCCGGTTCCGCGCTGCTGCAGAACGAGCCGCTCGTGCAGCGCATCGTCGAGGCCGTGGTGAACGCGGTTGGCGTCGGACCGGACGCCGTGCCCGTCACGCTGAAAATCCGCACCGGTTGGGATCGCGAGAACAAGAATGCGCTGAGTGTCGCGCGTCTCGCCGAAAACGCCGGCATTTCGATGCTCACCGTGCATGGCCGCACGCGCGCCGATCTTTACCACGGCGACGCGGAGTACGAAACGATTGCCGCCGTGAAGGCCGCGGTGAAGATTCCCGTGGTTGCGAACGGCGATATCACGTCGCCGCAGAAGGCGCGTCACGTGCTGGCCGCGACGGGCGCGGACGCGATCATGATCGGCCGCGCGGCGCAGGGCCGCCCGTGGCTGTTCCGCGAGATCGAATTTTTCCTCCAGACGGGCGAGCTGATGGAAGCGCCGCGGATCGACGAGATCCAGCAGGTGATGAACGAGCATCTGGAAGATCACTACGCCTTCTACGGCGAATTTACGGGCGTTCGCACTGCGCGCAAGCACATCGGCTGGTACACTCGCGGCCTTTCCGGCGCCAACGTGTTCCGCCATCGCATGAATACGCTGGACACGACGCGCGAACAACTGCTCGCCGTCAACGAATTCTTCGACGCGCAAAAGGCGATTTCGGACCGCCTCGTGTACGTCGACAACGAAGTCAACAACAACGGTGAGCAGGATCAAACCGACCGACTAGCAGCATGAGCAAGCACAATATCGAACAATGTGTCCGCGATAGCCTGGGGATGTACTTCCAGGATCTCGACGGCTCCAATCCGCACGACGTCTACGACATGGTGATTTCGTGCGTCGAAAAACCGCTGCTCGAGGTGGTGCTCGAGCAGGCCGGCGGCAACCAGTCGCTGGCAGCCGAGTATCTCGGCATCAACCGCAATACGCTGCGCAAGAAACTGCAACAGCACGGCCTGCTGTAGTTTCGGCGCCCTGCCACGCCTTTCATCGGCTATTTGTTCCCATCATGATCAAGCAAGCGCTCATCTCCGTTTCCGACAAGTCCGGCATCGTCGATTTCGCGAAATCGCTGTCGGACCTCGGCGTCAAGATCCTGTCGACGGGCGGCACCGCGAAACTGCTCGCGGACGCCGGTCTTTCCGTTACCGAAGTGGCCGACTACACGGGCTTTCCGGAAATGCTGGATGGGCGCGTGAAGACACTGCACCCGAAGGTGCACGGCGGCATCCTCGCCCGCCGCGATCTGCCCGAACACATGGCCGCGCTCGAAAAGCACGACATTCCGACCATCGACCTGCTCGTCGTAAACCTGTATCCGTTCGTGCAGACGATCTCGAAGGAAGAGTGCTCGCTCGAAGACGCGATCGAGAACATCGATATCGGCGGCCCGACGATGCTGCGTTCGGCGGCGAAGAATCATCGCGACGTGACCGTCGTCGTCGATCCGGCTGACTACGCGACCGTGCTCGAAGAAATGCGCGCGAACGGCAACACGGTCGGCTACAAGACCAACTTCCGCCTCGCGACCAAGGTGTTCGCACACACCGCGCAATACGACGGCGCGATCACGAACTACCTGACGAGCCTCACGGAAGAACTGCAGCACCGCGACCGCAACACGTATCCGGCCACGCTGAACATGGCGTTCGACAAGGTGCAGGACCTGCGCTACGGCGAGAATCCGCATCAGAGCGCCGCTTTCTACCGTGACATCGCGGTGCCCGCAGGCGCACTGGCGAACTATCGCCAGCTGCAGGGCAAGGAACTGTCGTACAACAACATCGCCGATTCGGACGCGGCGTGGGAATGCGTGAAGACGTTCGACGCGCCCGCCTGCGTGATCATCAAGCACGCGAATCCGTGCGGCGTGGCTATCGGCGCGAACCCGCACGAAGCGTATTCGAAGGCGTTCCAGACGGATCCGACTTCGGCGTTCGGCGGCATCATCGCGTTCAACCGCGAAGTCGACGATACGGCTGCTCAGGCTGTCGCGAAGCAGTTCGTCGAGGTGCTGATCGCACCGTCGTTCAGTGAAGCGGCGAAGCAGGTCTTCGCAGCCAAGCAGAACGTGCGTCTGCTCGAGATCGCTTTGGGCGACGGCCATAACGCGTTCGATCTGAAGCGCGTGGGCGGCGGCCTGCTGGTGCAATCGCTCGACGCCAAGAACGTGCAGCCGCACGAACTGCGCGTCGTCACGAAGCGTCACCCCACGCCGAAGGAAATGGACGATCTGCTGTTCGCGTGGCGCGTCGCGAAGTTCGTGAAGTCAAACGCAATCGTGTTCTGCGCAAACGGCATGACGATGGGCGTGGGCGCGGGCCAGATGAGCCGCGTGGACTCGGCGCGTATCGCGAGCATCAAGGCGCAGAACGCTGGCCTGACGCTGTCGGGCACGGCCGTGGCGTCGGATGCGTTCTTCCCGTTCCGCGACGGCCTCGACGTGGTCGTCAACGCGGGCGCAACGTGCGTGATCCAGCCGGGCGGCTCGATGCGCGACGACGAAGTGATCGCCGCCGCCGACGAGCACAATATCGCAATGGTCGTGACGGGCGTCCGCCACTTCCGCCACTGATCTGACCTGCTTCTCCCGAAGCGTTTTGAAACGGCCCGGCAGTGTGCAACTGCCGGGCCGTTTTGCATTTCGCGTTTGACGTTGTGCCGTTGTAGTATCGCAGGCACTGAATACGCACGGCACTTATGAGAATTCTCGGCATCGACCCAGGCTTGCGCGTGACCGGTTTCGGCGTGATCGATCAGTCCGGCCATCAGCTGACTTACGTCACGAGCGGCGTCATCAAGACAGCCGACGCCGATCTTCCGACGCGCCTCGGCACCATTTTCGAAGGCATCTCGACACTGATCCGCCAGCATGCGCCCGACCAGGCGGCAATCGAAAAGGT
This genomic interval from Paraburkholderia sabiae contains the following:
- a CDS encoding FMN-binding glutamate synthase family protein, with translation MFSRRYLAMWCAILLLAACAALAATGHIAWLWIIVPVLLVALGAYDLTQERHAILRNYPLWGHLRFLFEFIRPEIRQYFVEDDTEEKPFSRAQRSIVYQRAKNEVDSRPYGTEMDVKATGHEFISHSLVPTKLDGHDFRIVVGANRAKPYSMSIFNISAMSFGSLSANAIRALNLGAKKGNFAHDTGEGSMSKYHREHGGDIIWEIASGYFGCRNDDGTFNADKFAKQAGEPQVKMIEVKLSQGAKPGHGGVLPAAKITPEIAETRGVPMGRDCISPATHSEFSTPRELLEFVERLRNLSGGKPTGFKLCIGHPWEFFGIAKAMLETGILPDFIVVDGAEGGTGAAPLEFTDHIGVPLQEGLLLVHNTLVGIGLRDKIRIGASGKMITAFDIAKTLAIGADWVNAARGFMFAVGCIQAQTCHTGRCPTGVATQDPVRQRALIVTDKSDRVFNFHHNTLHALQEIVQAAGLRHPADLRAHHIVRRVSSYEVRLMSDLLKYLEPGDLLTGRYRYTLYEKWWPVARSDSFAPNLEEPAVA
- the loiP gene encoding metalloprotease LoiP yields the protein MKTIRVALVAAACGTLVACSGMSLDPNSLVQSGSQAVQAASLTDSDVRTLSDKSCAQLDSENQIAPAGSAYTKRLNKIASQLGDNINGVPVNYKVYITKDVNAWAMANGCVRVYSGLMDMMTDDEVRGVVGHEMGHVALGHTKKAMQVAYATSAVRSVASSAGGVTGALSASQIGDFSEKLINAQFSQTQESAADDYSFDIQKKKGQDPSGLVTAFQKLAKLDGGKSSMLSSHPASAARAQHIQQRIASNK
- a CDS encoding glutathione S-transferase N-terminal domain-containing protein, encoding MKLIGSLSSPFVRKARIVLAEKKIDYKFELENVWADDTAIHNFNPVGKVPCLVMEDGAAVFDSRVICEYVDTLSPVCKLVPQSGRERVEVRCWEALADGIMDAAVLIRLEGVLREEEHRSASWVARQQHKIDDGLKAMAQGLGTKAWCAGNHYTLADVAVGCALSYLDFRMPQLNWRELHPNLDKYYQKLSQRQSFIDTVLT
- a CDS encoding aminopeptidase P N-terminal domain-containing protein, translated to MTDLTPAIDIYRQRRARVLEALRAAGGGVAIVPTAPEALRNRDADYPYRHDSYFYYLTGFTEPEATLVLDASAKSNEASSILFCRAKNAERETWEGFRFGPEGAREAFGFDAAFAFDEIDAQLPRIIADKPALHYALGASEQFDGKVRQWLDAVRVQGRSGVLAPSAVHDLMPLLDEMRLVKDDHELSIMRRAAAISAQAHRRAMAACHPGVREYELEAELLYTFRKHGAQAPAYGSIVAAGANACVLHYPAGNAVAQDGDLILIDAACELDGYASDITRTFPASGRFTPAQREIYDIVLAAQQAAVDATKAGVSFDAPHQAAVRVLAQGLLDTGILNRDLFASVDEVIQERAYARFYMHRTGHWIGMDVHDAGDYRERGVPADENGALPWRTLKPGMTLTIEPGLYIRAADDVPEKYWNIGIRIEDDAIVTATGCELITRDVPVDADEIEALMHEAQTTGAA
- a CDS encoding UbiH/UbiF/VisC/COQ6 family ubiquinone biosynthesis hydroxylase; translated protein: MSEVQQAASVPSNNLPYDYDVTIVGAGPVGLALAGWLARRSATQKLSVALIDAREPEDSIADPRAIAVSHGSRMILEPLSWPSDATAIQRIHVSQRGHFGRTLIDHAEHGLPALGYVLRYGSIVHALAESVRATPVHWFKSTKAQAPQQLEDDGVLLPIESAHVTRTLRTRILVNAEGGLFGEQQAGSGETRDYGQTALVGTVTLSSPQPHVAWERFTRQGPIALLPTGGVRGADYALVWCCAPEEAARRAQLSDEDFLRELGAEFGDRMGRFVQIKGRAAFPLGLNTVDTLVKGNVVAIGNAAQTLHPVAGQGLNLGLRDAHALADALSQYGATRTALLAFAQRRALDRRMTIGATDTLARLFTIDFPPIATLRGLALTALEFVPPLKTALARQMMFGQRR
- the dusB gene encoding tRNA dihydrouridine synthase DusB, producing the protein MPTLGSHTLRNNLFVAPMAGVTDRPFRQLCKRMGAGYAVSEMVASNAQLWKSEKTMRRANHTGEVEPIAVQIAGADPQMMAEAARYNVANGAQIIDINMGCPAKKVCNVAAGSALLQNEPLVQRIVEAVVNAVGVGPDAVPVTLKIRTGWDRENKNALSVARLAENAGISMLTVHGRTRADLYHGDAEYETIAAVKAAVKIPVVANGDITSPQKARHVLAATGADAIMIGRAAQGRPWLFREIEFFLQTGELMEAPRIDEIQQVMNEHLEDHYAFYGEFTGVRTARKHIGWYTRGLSGANVFRHRMNTLDTTREQLLAVNEFFDAQKAISDRLVYVDNEVNNNGEQDQTDRLAA
- a CDS encoding Fis family transcriptional regulator is translated as MSKHNIEQCVRDSLGMYFQDLDGSNPHDVYDMVISCVEKPLLEVVLEQAGGNQSLAAEYLGINRNTLRKKLQQHGLL
- the purH gene encoding bifunctional phosphoribosylaminoimidazolecarboxamide formyltransferase/IMP cyclohydrolase; translation: MIKQALISVSDKSGIVDFAKSLSDLGVKILSTGGTAKLLADAGLSVTEVADYTGFPEMLDGRVKTLHPKVHGGILARRDLPEHMAALEKHDIPTIDLLVVNLYPFVQTISKEECSLEDAIENIDIGGPTMLRSAAKNHRDVTVVVDPADYATVLEEMRANGNTVGYKTNFRLATKVFAHTAQYDGAITNYLTSLTEELQHRDRNTYPATLNMAFDKVQDLRYGENPHQSAAFYRDIAVPAGALANYRQLQGKELSYNNIADSDAAWECVKTFDAPACVIIKHANPCGVAIGANPHEAYSKAFQTDPTSAFGGIIAFNREVDDTAAQAVAKQFVEVLIAPSFSEAAKQVFAAKQNVRLLEIALGDGHNAFDLKRVGGGLLVQSLDAKNVQPHELRVVTKRHPTPKEMDDLLFAWRVAKFVKSNAIVFCANGMTMGVGAGQMSRVDSARIASIKAQNAGLTLSGTAVASDAFFPFRDGLDVVVNAGATCVIQPGGSMRDDEVIAAADEHNIAMVVTGVRHFRH